In the Candidatus Electrothrix sp. GW3-4 genome, one interval contains:
- a CDS encoding CHASE2 domain-containing protein yields MKFTLLDREKIDHWKALKRYLTIALIIEFIILCIYTPYASSALNITENIVSHLHHWIRQKEDKFIEWTMNVYEGAELVNEKGNLCWINIDNDTYKNKAWHSNDNSRGKINKSNLLKLIKSVLELQPALVVVDVSLRTKETLDSDFQINYLAKYNKKEIPIVLTGNFYNFDIEKNFNEIKSIYWALPTFYQEEDGVIRRFKLWKSGCPDTGDRIIPSIPLLANALVKTDGCEAAKECDFHYPTSDCFALSSNMLHRIIYRFPWKNADNSPSQLKVISAENLKGNKEQYGEKIKGSIVIIGGSYQKSNDFHETPLGEMPGSLIIINAIHSLQIEGANKPFPLWAVLLILTAIVFLIAVVFSQFGSTKGSIISSAIIGSFSLIVLYIFPDTLFIFKNGVPFTFAIALSIVGILGCIPIGNVDPTNKEKQS; encoded by the coding sequence ATGAAATTTACTTTATTAGACAGAGAAAAAATAGATCACTGGAAGGCATTGAAAAGATACCTTACCATTGCTCTCATCATTGAATTCATTATTCTCTGCATCTACACGCCATACGCTAGCTCCGCTTTAAATATTACGGAGAATATAGTCAGCCATTTGCATCACTGGATTCGACAAAAAGAGGATAAATTCATTGAGTGGACAATGAATGTGTATGAGGGCGCTGAGCTAGTTAATGAGAAGGGAAACTTATGCTGGATTAACATAGATAATGATACCTATAAAAATAAAGCATGGCACTCTAATGATAACTCTCGAGGAAAAATTAATAAAAGTAATCTATTGAAACTTATTAAGTCTGTCCTTGAACTCCAGCCAGCTTTGGTAGTTGTCGATGTTAGTCTGAGAACAAAGGAAACTCTTGATTCTGATTTTCAGATTAACTACCTAGCTAAGTATAATAAAAAAGAAATTCCAATTGTTCTCACCGGAAATTTTTACAATTTCGATATAGAAAAAAACTTTAATGAGATAAAAAGCATCTATTGGGCACTCCCTACCTTTTATCAAGAAGAGGATGGTGTAATACGTCGCTTTAAATTATGGAAATCAGGTTGTCCAGATACAGGAGACCGTATTATACCGTCCATACCACTACTTGCTAATGCCTTGGTAAAAACAGATGGATGTGAAGCGGCAAAAGAATGTGATTTTCATTATCCCACCTCAGACTGTTTCGCATTGAGCAGCAACATGCTTCATCGAATTATTTACAGATTTCCTTGGAAAAATGCAGATAACAGCCCATCACAGTTAAAGGTGATTTCCGCAGAAAACCTTAAAGGAAACAAAGAACAATACGGGGAGAAAATAAAAGGTAGCATTGTGATTATTGGAGGAAGTTACCAAAAAAGCAACGATTTTCACGAAACACCGCTGGGCGAAATGCCGGGAAGTCTCATTATTATCAACGCCATACACTCTCTGCAAATTGAAGGTGCGAACAAGCCATTTCCTCTGTGGGCTGTCCTCCTCATTTTGACAGCAATTGTTTTTTTGATAGCTGTTGTATTCTCTCAATTTGGTTCCACTAAGGGAAGTATTATATCTTCTGCCATCATTGGATCTTTCAGCTTGATTGTACTCTATATTTTTCCAGACACCCTTTTTATATTCAAAAACGGCGTCCCCTTCACCTTTGCAATTGCGCTGAGTATTGTCGGCATACTCGGCTGTATCCCCATCGGCAATGTTGATCCTACCAACAAGGAAAAGCAATCATGA
- a CDS encoding CHAT domain-containing protein translates to MEKLHLLRLVSRPLRLLGFFLGLAILPSLFYTSWDQALANANSPAKTNRANQLQAQGREAFLLGDFARAAVLWQDATDSYRNANMVTEEINALILLADAYQALGQHPRALEVLHQAEKFTENIQDNKELLAIINVGQGSVSFSLGNKDKAKKYYEQSIEWAKATDKMAIEAVCRNNLGNILTIEQEYGEALDSYDISIKLARSTGNKVLTVNAMINAAKTAVQWNSPNDIKKYLKPALRQTRKLEDCYEKAYGLAALGRIAHEMSIKGSATASDRWRLFAFHALTEASETANRLGDLRAKSYSLGYLARLYEDEKRYDDALRLTHQAIFIAQQVNAPEILYLWQWQIGRLLKTKGKIEEALVSYRDALKNLETVRQDLSVACRVANINFREQDGRLYMELADLLLKRADSQTDSKKVQTTLREVRDTVDHLRAAELRDYFQDQCVTALQKKETQIEGLQVITRQTAAIYPIIFPERLELLLELPDGSISQFVVNVTSKELKREADNFRKKLEKQPPVNGYQAPAQKLYEWLIKPLQDELTAYKIDTLVFVPDGSLRTIPMAALYDGSHFLITQYAVAIMPSRLSLVAATSETRKKWQPLLGGRTDFDGNRNSLPKVADELADIKKIYGGTLLLDEDFTIQNMEQKLKHDPYTIVHLATHGEFQSDMSKSYLLTYDGKLTMDDLERLVGLVRFRDIPVDLLTLSACQTAAGDDRAALGLAGIAVKSGAQSAIATLWSVNDEATSILIPEFYKNLKNLKMSKAEALRQAQLKMLTYEQYKHPGYWSAFLLTGSWL, encoded by the coding sequence ATGGAGAAATTGCATCTTTTACGACTGGTATCGCGACCGCTGCGACTTCTCGGCTTTTTCCTGGGCCTAGCTATCCTACCGTCTTTATTTTATACAAGTTGGGATCAGGCATTGGCGAACGCCAACTCTCCGGCAAAGACCAACAGGGCGAATCAACTACAAGCTCAGGGCCGAGAGGCATTCCTGCTCGGCGATTTTGCGCGAGCCGCTGTCCTTTGGCAGGACGCCACAGACTCCTACAGAAATGCCAACATGGTTACTGAAGAGATCAACGCCTTAATTCTTCTTGCCGATGCGTATCAGGCCTTGGGACAACATCCACGCGCTCTAGAGGTACTTCATCAAGCCGAAAAATTTACTGAGAATATTCAAGATAATAAGGAGTTATTAGCAATCATTAACGTCGGTCAGGGCTCAGTCTCTTTTTCTTTGGGAAATAAGGACAAGGCCAAAAAATATTATGAACAGAGCATTGAATGGGCAAAAGCAACTGACAAAATGGCAATTGAAGCCGTATGTCGTAACAACCTCGGCAATATCCTGACCATCGAACAAGAATACGGCGAGGCTCTCGATTCCTATGATATAAGCATCAAATTGGCCAGATCTACAGGCAATAAAGTACTTACTGTCAATGCCATGATCAATGCCGCAAAAACCGCTGTGCAATGGAACAGTCCCAACGACATAAAAAAGTACCTTAAACCCGCCTTACGCCAAACCAGAAAACTGGAGGATTGCTACGAAAAGGCATATGGTCTCGCAGCATTGGGAAGAATAGCTCATGAAATGAGTATAAAAGGTTCGGCCACCGCTTCCGACCGCTGGCGGTTATTTGCCTTCCACGCACTTACCGAGGCATCTGAAACCGCTAATCGTCTTGGTGATCTACGTGCAAAATCATACTCACTGGGGTATCTCGCCCGGCTGTATGAGGACGAAAAACGTTATGATGATGCCTTACGCCTAACTCACCAAGCTATCTTCATAGCCCAACAGGTAAATGCCCCGGAAATTCTCTATCTCTGGCAATGGCAAATCGGTCGTCTCCTAAAAACCAAGGGGAAAATAGAAGAAGCACTGGTCTCCTACCGGGATGCCCTAAAAAACCTGGAAACAGTACGCCAAGATCTCTCTGTCGCCTGCCGTGTCGCTAATATAAACTTTCGCGAGCAGGACGGTCGTCTTTATATGGAATTAGCAGACTTGCTATTGAAACGTGCTGACTCGCAAACAGATTCAAAAAAAGTTCAAACTACATTGCGGGAAGTCCGGGATACCGTTGATCACCTCCGTGCGGCAGAATTGCGCGATTATTTCCAAGACCAATGCGTAACAGCATTGCAAAAAAAAGAGACCCAAATCGAAGGATTGCAAGTTATCACCAGGCAGACAGCCGCGATTTACCCGATTATCTTTCCCGAGCGCCTGGAATTACTCCTTGAGCTACCTGATGGATCAATAAGCCAATTTGTGGTCAACGTTACCAGTAAGGAACTTAAAAGAGAGGCGGATAATTTCCGTAAAAAACTGGAAAAACAACCACCTGTTAATGGCTATCAAGCACCGGCGCAAAAGCTCTACGAATGGCTCATCAAGCCGCTGCAAGATGAACTCACGGCATATAAAATAGACACCTTGGTCTTTGTTCCAGATGGCTCACTGAGGACCATCCCTATGGCCGCCCTCTATGACGGTTCCCATTTCCTGATTACTCAATACGCAGTGGCCATCATGCCGAGTAGGCTCTCTCTTGTCGCGGCAACCAGCGAGACACGCAAAAAATGGCAGCCATTGCTGGGGGGCCGGACAGATTTCGACGGTAACCGGAATTCCCTGCCGAAAGTCGCTGACGAACTTGCAGATATCAAAAAGATATATGGTGGCACCTTGCTATTAGATGAAGATTTCACCATCCAAAATATGGAGCAAAAACTCAAACATGATCCATACACGATTGTCCACCTGGCGACCCATGGAGAATTTCAAAGCGATATGAGCAAGTCATATCTCCTGACCTATGACGGCAAACTGACTATGGATGACCTGGAGCGATTGGTAGGCCTTGTCCGCTTTCGGGATATTCCAGTGGACCTGCTCACCTTGAGTGCCTGCCAAACCGCCGCAGGCGATGACCGAGCCGCTTTAGGATTAGCTGGTATAGCTGTTAAATCAGGGGCTCAGAGTGCTATAGCCACACTATGGTCTGTCAATGATGAGGCGACCTC
- a CDS encoding ChaN family lipoprotein, whose translation MPLFLSSSLLLQNAEGAPTPVSPAPLHQDIHIAFALESALLQGNATILLPPERELNLSFVELEHIQIEITETWQEANDEEPVPQEIAPNSDKTLSLAPTAQERTLSLSWQVTAPPPGTSGNLISPQGITLTGPWHPTTGEKMLFSLHAELPPGFSGVTEAEKIKIRAEEEQQLFKATSPQPLYSINFAAGPYTVLSRHLNRLTLYSYFFAKDEELAPAYLDRAAEYIQRYEELIGPFPYTRYSIVENRLPTGYGMPGFTLLGQAVVRLPFIKDTSLGHEILHSWFGNAIDIGEGGNWCEGLTTLLADQSSAAEKGDGIASRKNQLLRYQAYAGQDNEKTVLDFQKAGDYRPMARKMRAIGYDKASMLFHSLRREIGDEPFFAALRQFYQDKKYSDANWSDLENTFAATSGRDLSLFFSQWLARPDIPSFTVEEVGMEQQGGSTVLSFHIVQHTEKPYSFRLPIIVKTRQETIRENIIIETADQEVMITIPSLPTEMIIDPEYDLMRILDKKERPPVWMSFVGAKQKTVVLPENEEALPSYLPLITELERWGCRIVKAKGLKNSELTQGSFLFLGSSSHNRTLFGTAQEQKTGFSLAVRKNPLNQKQVMVLISSASAKESQKALPKLRHYGKYSRLLFQQGKIKEKDITPADNGIRLPLLKPAIGIPVPQVQGFPAILNDISQSRIIYLGETHTDYGTHLLQLQILQALRAHLEQEGKGKDLVIGMEMFPRSSQPALDGYINGTIATEQNFLRLSDYYDTWGYDYRMYRDIINYAKAHRIPIIGLNLNKDIVSKVFQTGSTDELTPEQLSEAAPDRDLDLAGYRERLVQVHALHKEKNEKNFGGFLQAQAIWDETMAESIADFLQTHPDKKMLVLAGTGHVYKDSAIPPRVARRMKGRQSVLIANNGQVTGAKKGWQADYLMFTEEVELPPAGKIGVVLKEDEQTVDRPSRVEIVDINPLGKASEAGLQQGDVILAVDNSPVATIGGLKIALLDKKPGETVQLNIVRKNKVMDIKVELSDMEKAAMMPPGHPKK comes from the coding sequence CACCAGGATATCCATATCGCCTTTGCCCTTGAATCAGCCTTGTTGCAGGGTAATGCCACCATCCTTCTGCCGCCGGAGAGAGAACTGAACCTCTCTTTTGTCGAGCTGGAACACATCCAGATAGAGATCACCGAAACATGGCAAGAAGCAAACGATGAAGAACCCGTTCCGCAGGAAATCGCACCAAACAGTGACAAGACACTCTCGCTGGCCCCGACAGCCCAGGAACGCACCCTTTCCCTGAGCTGGCAGGTGACTGCCCCGCCTCCGGGGACATCCGGTAACCTGATCAGCCCTCAAGGCATCACCCTGACCGGTCCCTGGCATCCAACAACAGGCGAGAAGATGCTCTTCTCCCTGCATGCAGAACTGCCGCCCGGTTTCTCTGGAGTGACTGAGGCTGAAAAAATAAAAATTAGAGCAGAGGAAGAACAGCAACTCTTTAAAGCCACATCCCCCCAGCCTCTTTACTCCATCAATTTTGCTGCTGGCCCCTATACGGTCCTCTCGCGCCATCTCAACAGGCTGACCCTTTACAGCTATTTCTTTGCAAAAGATGAAGAACTCGCTCCGGCCTATCTGGACCGGGCCGCAGAATACATTCAGCGTTATGAGGAACTGATCGGTCCCTTTCCCTATACAAGATACTCCATAGTCGAGAATCGACTGCCCACTGGCTACGGCATGCCCGGCTTCACCCTCCTGGGGCAGGCAGTGGTTCGACTCCCCTTTATCAAGGACACCTCGCTAGGGCACGAAATCCTGCATTCCTGGTTCGGCAATGCCATCGACATTGGAGAAGGTGGCAACTGGTGCGAAGGGTTAACCACCCTGCTGGCTGATCAGAGCTCTGCCGCAGAAAAGGGAGACGGCATTGCCTCTCGTAAAAATCAGCTCCTCCGCTATCAGGCCTATGCCGGACAGGACAACGAGAAGACGGTGCTCGATTTCCAAAAAGCTGGGGATTACCGGCCCATGGCTCGAAAAATGCGGGCCATCGGTTACGACAAAGCAAGCATGCTCTTTCATAGCCTGCGGCGGGAGATCGGGGACGAGCCATTCTTTGCAGCACTCAGACAGTTCTACCAGGACAAGAAATATTCTGATGCCAATTGGTCAGATCTGGAAAACACCTTTGCTGCGACCTCAGGCCGGGATCTCTCCCTATTTTTCAGTCAATGGCTGGCCCGCCCAGATATCCCCTCGTTTACAGTAGAGGAGGTTGGGATGGAGCAACAAGGGGGCAGCACCGTACTTTCCTTCCATATCGTCCAACATACCGAGAAACCCTACTCTTTTCGCCTGCCGATCATTGTCAAGACGCGACAGGAGACCATCCGCGAAAACATCATAATCGAGACCGCGGATCAGGAGGTAATGATCACGATACCCAGCCTGCCCACTGAAATGATCATTGACCCGGAATACGACCTGATGCGGATACTGGATAAAAAAGAACGTCCTCCTGTCTGGATGTCCTTTGTGGGAGCGAAGCAGAAGACAGTGGTCCTGCCGGAGAACGAGGAGGCCCTTCCCTCTTACCTGCCCCTGATCACCGAGCTTGAACGCTGGGGCTGTCGGATCGTCAAGGCCAAAGGACTGAAGAACAGTGAACTGACACAGGGCAGTTTTCTCTTCCTAGGGAGCTCTTCACACAACCGGACTCTCTTTGGCACAGCCCAGGAGCAAAAAACCGGATTCAGCCTTGCTGTGCGGAAGAATCCCCTGAATCAAAAGCAGGTCATGGTCCTGATTTCCTCAGCATCTGCGAAAGAAAGCCAAAAGGCCTTGCCCAAGCTCAGGCATTACGGCAAATATTCCCGCCTTCTCTTCCAGCAGGGCAAGATCAAAGAAAAAGATATCACCCCGGCAGACAACGGTATCCGCCTGCCCCTGCTGAAGCCAGCAATCGGCATTCCTGTCCCCCAGGTTCAGGGATTTCCTGCTATTCTTAACGATATTTCCCAAAGCAGGATCATCTACCTCGGGGAAACCCATACGGATTACGGGACCCATCTCCTCCAGTTGCAGATCCTCCAGGCCCTGCGGGCACACCTGGAGCAAGAAGGGAAAGGCAAGGACCTGGTTATCGGGATGGAGATGTTTCCCCGTAGCTCCCAGCCTGCCCTGGATGGCTACATCAACGGAACCATCGCCACGGAGCAGAACTTTCTCCGCCTCTCAGATTATTACGATACCTGGGGCTATGATTACCGCATGTACCGGGATATCATCAACTATGCCAAGGCGCACCGAATCCCCATCATCGGGCTGAATCTCAATAAGGACATCGTCAGTAAGGTCTTCCAAACAGGATCCACCGATGAGCTGACACCGGAGCAGCTCAGCGAGGCCGCACCAGATCGTGACCTGGATCTGGCTGGCTATCGGGAGCGTCTTGTCCAGGTCCATGCCCTGCATAAGGAGAAGAACGAAAAGAACTTTGGCGGCTTTTTGCAGGCCCAGGCTATCTGGGATGAAACCATGGCCGAATCCATTGCGGACTTTCTTCAGACCCATCCTGACAAAAAAATGCTGGTTCTGGCCGGGACAGGCCATGTATACAAGGATAGTGCGATTCCACCTCGGGTGGCCCGCAGGATGAAAGGACGTCAATCTGTGCTCATTGCCAATAACGGTCAGGTCACCGGGGCGAAAAAAGGCTGGCAGGCCGACTATCTGATGTTCACCGAAGAGGTGGAGCTGCCCCCTGCCGGTAAAATCGGGGTGGTTCTCAAAGAAGATGAGCAGACCGTTGATCGACCTTCCCGAGTTGAGATTGTTGATATTAACCCCTTGGGTAAGGCCAGTGAAGCGGGCCTGCAACAAGGCGATGTTATCCTGGCCGTGGATAACTCTCCGGTTGCCACCATTGGTGGTCTGAAAATAGCCCTTCTTGATAAAAAGCCTGGGGAAACGGTTCAGCTGAATATCGTCAGAAAGAATAAGGTAATGGATATCAAGGTGGAGTTATCAGATATGGAGAAGGCAGCTATGATGCCGCCAGGGCATCCGAAGAAGTAG